A single window of Leeuwenhoekiella sp. MAR_2009_132 DNA harbors:
- a CDS encoding epoxide hydrolase family protein: MIKPFSANISEEILDDLKNRIKNTRWPDEISDSNWMYGTNLSFMKELSNYWLYKFDWRKVEAEINSFTNLIATIDGYDIHFIHVKGKGKKNIPLIITHGWPGSFIEMLKLIPLLTNDAEISFDLVIPSIIGFGYSGKSQVEGCNSEFVAHLWHKLMLELGYDRYGAQGGDIGSGVSSWLALKYPLNLIGLHLNYISGSYTPFLKDGEQLTDEVVAFQKYASDWASKEAAYSYIQSTKPITLAFALNDSPIGLCAWIIEKFNSWSDNNGEIYSVFTKDELLANVTLYWITQTIHSSIRMYNENSKHPLKFGENDFINVPVGFAKFPKELPTPPRSYIEKGFNITHWTEMPVGGHFAGMEQPNLLAKDIKDFFQELAI; encoded by the coding sequence ATGATAAAACCATTTTCAGCAAATATTTCCGAAGAAATTCTTGACGATTTAAAGAATAGAATTAAGAATACACGTTGGCCAGACGAAATATCTGACTCAAACTGGATGTACGGAACTAACCTTTCTTTTATGAAAGAATTATCCAATTATTGGTTGTACAAATTCGACTGGAGAAAAGTAGAGGCTGAAATAAATTCTTTCACAAATTTAATTGCAACCATAGATGGTTATGATATCCACTTTATACACGTTAAAGGAAAAGGAAAAAAAAACATACCCTTAATCATAACTCACGGTTGGCCCGGTTCCTTTATCGAAATGCTTAAGCTTATACCTTTGCTGACAAATGATGCTGAAATTTCTTTTGATTTAGTGATTCCTTCCATTATTGGATTTGGATATTCCGGGAAAAGTCAGGTTGAAGGTTGTAATTCAGAATTCGTTGCTCATTTATGGCACAAGTTAATGCTAGAATTAGGATATGACCGCTATGGGGCACAAGGTGGAGATATTGGTTCTGGAGTTAGCTCCTGGCTCGCTTTAAAATATCCTCTAAACCTAATTGGTTTGCACCTGAATTACATTTCTGGCTCTTATACGCCATTTTTAAAAGACGGTGAGCAATTGACAGATGAAGTGGTAGCCTTCCAAAAATACGCATCAGATTGGGCTTCTAAAGAAGCTGCATATTCTTACATACAAAGTACAAAACCTATAACATTAGCTTTTGCATTAAATGATTCTCCCATAGGTTTATGCGCCTGGATTATTGAAAAATTTAATTCGTGGAGCGATAATAATGGAGAAATCTATTCTGTGTTTACGAAAGATGAATTACTCGCAAACGTAACCCTATATTGGATTACTCAAACTATTCATTCATCAATTAGAATGTATAATGAAAACAGTAAGCATCCCTTAAAATTTGGCGAAAACGATTTTATAAATGTTCCTGTTGGATTCGCAAAATTCCCCAAAGAATTGCCTACACCACCACGCTCCTATATCGAAAAAGGTTTCAATATCACGCATTGGACCGAAATGCCGGTTGGTGGCCATTTTGCTGGAATGGAACAGCCAAACTTGTTGGCAAAAGACATAAAGGATTTTTTTCAAGAACTAGCTATCTAG